CAGGAGAGGCTGCTGTTAAAGATCTGTTGGTCCCTGTTTCTGGGTCTGGTCCTCTTCCCCCTACGAATTTAAGGTTATGGATGCTGGTACTGTTAATCTAAAGGTAAATGAGATTGTTACTGCTGAAATTAGAGGTGGTACTTCAGGTTTGGCCTTAGGGTCTGTTGGGGGTTCAGTCCCTAACACTGACAATGGTGGAGATGATGATTTTATTCCAATTacctacaaaaataaaaataaagataaaggTCCTGTTGGTCTTCCAGTAGGGACAAGGGGTGTAGGCCCCAAATAATTTTTTCCTATACTTGTTTTAATAATGGTTTTAATGAAGGTAGGTTCTTGGAATATTAGGGGTCTTAATAAACCCCTCAAGCAGAATGGGGTCCTTGGCCTTATCAGAAATCAAAAATTGGATGTTTTGTGTCTTTTGGAGTCCAAGCTTTCTCATCAAAATTTGGATGTCTTTATGAAGAAAAGTTGAAGAACTGGAAGCAAGTAAATAATTTTGATTGCCATAATGCTGGTAGGATTTTTGTGGTGTGGAACCCCTTCAAAGTTAAGCTTCGAATGGTGGATTTCTCTCCTCAGGTTATTCACTGTGAGCTTACTTGTTTGGTGTCTTCTTCCACTTTCGTAAGTTTTGTCTATGGTTTACGCACAATTGTTGCAAGGAGTCCTTTATGGAGGAACATTGCCCAATTTGGTACCGACTGTTTAAGTCCTTGGCTACTGCTTGGGGACTTTAATAGTGTCATTTCTCCCGAGGAAAAAAAAGAATGGGGTTCCTGTGTCTAATTATGAAACTAAGGTCCTGAAGGAGTGTCTTTTTGAAATTGGGCTTAGTGATCTTAATTGTAGAGATCCGGAAAAtagaagtaataaaaataataaataaaaaaggaaatttggtttggtgtacatcaaaccgtcaacggttttgtaaagctcaagaaaaccatcgacagttttgagTTACCGAAGGTCAGTAAAGGTAAAAACAGTAAAAAGAGGTTTGGCTAAAAACCAAACTGTCAACGTTTCCTCTAGGCCAGCAGCCTATATAAAGGATCTTAGTTCGTTTTTCTTTCGAAAATTacttcctctctcactctctctctgtaGGGCTGCGAACTcccactttctctctcctcattttctcccCGAATTTAGTCTGAATCGACTGATAAACACCATTTCGGGATCCCGGCTTCGATTCTCTGCAGTTTAATCGGAACAGATTGGttgtttggggatcctaggcaccactccaatgAAAAGGTAAAGAGAATAGATTATGTGAGacattttttagaaatttaaccaatcaaattataatatgtgattgcagaaataatatatgtatgctttgGGAAAAATTGGGTTAATGACTTTGAGTAAATCCTAGAGACATCTATACCAATATTTTCAGCAGAATATTATagtatgaattatcactcaaactgtgtgacatgagtttgAATATTATGCATAATTAAATCGTTCAGTTTTTATGGTAATGTATATGCATAGACAGAGATATGATTTTATGCAGAATTATAGTATGATAGTGCTTTATACAAAACTATAGTGTGcaatattttatacagaattacagtATTACAGTGTCCTATTTAGAACTACAGTATGATAGCATTTTATACAGAGTACAGAATGACAGTATTCTATatcacaacattttatataaaGTTACAGAATGACAGTGTTTTATGTAGAATTACAGTATGATAGCATTTAATACAAAGTATGACAAcattttatacagagttatagtattaCAGTGTTTTATATATAGAATTATAGtatgacagttttatactgaattgtgaatatgaAATCTTGTTACTatattgttttatatatatatatatagtatgacagttttatactgaattgtgaatatgaAATCTTGTtactatattattttataaatcgcattatatggtttaagaactttgatggaccatagctaagcacgataccatagcttcATAGATACCAATGCAGTCACActgttgtgagagtgttgggGATATACAGTCGATTTGACCAGTGAAGAGTAAAGTTACCCCCTCGAGTCTGGACCAGTTGGGTGGGCAAATCGTACTTACAGTTGCAGATACAAATACAATTTGACTTAGCCTAATGGTAGGTTAGTCATGGCTAAGTCTAGTTTTCAAACCGCACAACTTGGTCATGtagggttaattcatgacgttTTATGTTTATCCATCCTTGGCagttttttcttttattcatatatgtgtattttcGTATATAGAGGAATTTATATGTCATTATATGTTTTGGAAAGAAGgtaagtattttgaaatatatatatatatatatatatatatatatatatatatatatatatatatataagggtatgagaacagttttatatgatttcacagttaaagttaaattaattaatggatttatttttattatagtaagactcatgttgccacacactattgATAATTTGTTTCGTCTTagtaagatgtgtctcactcctataatctttaatatttcaggaaattcgAAGAATCAAGCTTAGAGTCTTTGAGGCAGGTTTGGATAGAGTTTTGTTTAGGGTAAGTTTTTGTGAGACACAATTATGTAAATGGGTATATGTAGTGTTTAGAGGGATGTATTTATCAAACTATGTGGGAAAATATGCATGTATTTCGGGAGAcggtagaactctggtattatatttgatatatgtatgtttgttCCGCTGTGTTGTATTATGTGGGTATCAGGATACAATAGTATAGGGTATTAGAATTTATGTATGGAGTATTACACTCCGGGCCCCCCCACTAGGTTCAGAGAGTTacatatatggtatcagagcatatttatagtaaaattttacagtgcgtcacagtttggtatcaaagcatatttatagtaaaattttaCCAGGCGTGAcaatgtggtatcagagtttaggttgttagattctgtagactttagcgaataacaatatcagagtataggaatagatcttgaTGAGAGTAAGAAATGGGTAAATTAGGAATCTAGCAAGTCGTTGTTGGGATTTCAAGTggaatcttgggttttggttgGCAGTCGACAacgatgtaataacccaaaaaatatagaataataataatgatcatttagttagtatcaaaacgaaagtgtttctctgttaggatcattgattccatatttaatgcttaagaaagaccttgtctaagtgagtgctcataggccattgcggttcagtcgctccctggagatcgacctagtcaaaatgaaatttcatatgataaacatataaatactatttgtacacgtaaataagtatatatacataaaataatgttttgactgacataatttgtagaaatatatgataataataataataataataataataataataatataggtattctatgcggggcccacaagacagTATAGTTtctacatgagtcccgaaaccatGTGGAGTCTGCATGAATCTCGAAACTGTGCAGAGCTCATAAAATCGCGTGAGAATTATTGGAGTTacataggacccacttgggtctcgaaattgtgtaggcccacaagaccatgttcacatgagttttcaaaattcgaacttaattctctttcattatatatatatatatatatatatatatatatatatatatatatatacaaaaacataacttaaaaataataatagtgaattcaaaataataataattaattaaataattaaataggaGTGTCGGTAAGTACTCCCATTTTTCCCACATGTATCCCCATCCCATACGTCCCATCCCAAGCTCATCCGATACTTATTCCTTgcccattcttttattttttaaaaaattataatttcacccctccccacacttttacaaatttcatttttttctcaaaattttcctataaataagaaactctcaaccttcattttttataaataaatttcaaataaagagaatgattagtaagtgaaagaattagtagtaGAGGgggaatttttgttataattaaaattctcactcacctactctttttgatctcattttttagagacaTTCGTTATGACCGTgtcacaaggttaagtaagagatacgtatatttaattatgttagatttttattaaattttataactgagtttatttgtaagaaaatttgattatgttagatttttattaaattttatactcgagtttatttggtaagtaaatttgattatgttggatttttatttaaaacttatacccgaatttatttgtaagtaaattttgattatgttagttattttcataaaattttctcgaatttatttttacgcatatttaattatattagttttatctttaatatgcttgcgtttatttttgagttaaaaaataTCCAAAACTATTCAAGTATTTTACaatattaatttctattcaagaaaatatttttaacacgaaaattatgtgacatgagtttatttttacgttacatacttcacgaaaatatgaataaagattacatgagttgatttttacgttgcatatttcacgaaaatataagtaaagatgagattttcatgatattattttaattgtataaattatatgaTAAGATTTTTTCAAAACCCCTTTATGACTtagacgatacagaaaattacgaatgttcgataccgcaacttaaagtttaaacgaatcAAAGTGCACTCATtgtttacagagtgattttatatggtagtaAATTTCTCTTGAATGCACATCTGAGTCAGAGTAGGGTTTagtaaggaaaatctcacttaatgattatgtacgttgatttagtttgaccggccAGTAAGTTAAATCCAATTTTCAGACCGCATAATCCAGTCATggggataaacatgacttacgactaatAGAAACATGACTTACAGCTAACAGGCTTAAaagtgatttttacaatatatgtatataaatatttaattacgtgtacaaagttattgatgatttgaagaaaaaatatatgtttatatgaacatgatcattcttgtgcctaaataataatttaaaagaaACATAtatggaaaagtatatatatgtatataattaaatattatagttaaaattttaaaattaaaagtttaatttaactgTTATAGcatatggttataaaattttactactgtagttgatggtaaaaattttatgtagaaaattttaaatttacatttattttaaaagaaattttgaagttatactattaaatattattttatgaatttataaaagtttatttttgccacacactaataataattttatttacttactgagtgtcgtctcaccccaatcatattttatatttcagataactctgaagggcatataAAAAATCAGGCATAGTAAGTATGCGGGtgggaatagaaaaagaaaatttgactagaaatattagtatgatgccagatgattatgtttgtgtaatttttcttctttttgaataAATGATTTAATACGATTAATTTGcgttctggtttaataataatcgaGTTTATTTACTTTCGTtttaaatcaatggtaaaaagtaaacatCATAACTCATTTGGGGtttggggtattacatttggtatcagagaaataGGTTATAGGTTTTGTAAATTTtaggaaataattttaccagaacATAGATataaaccatgatgtgggtaagatcgggtaaactgtgatgtttttcttttgcctataaccttaattaaattttaaagataaggttatgattTGAAAATAACTCTAATCTTTTTTCCTCAGAATGAACCCGAAGAACAACAACGTAAGTGTTGAAGGAAATGAGAATAATATGGGGACTTACAATGGAGAAGATATCAATGCTACTACAGTGTTGCGTGATGGCACAAGTCATAGCGAAATTTCTGCGGAACTCCAAGAAACGGAATGATCCACCAACTCATGAAGGTTGTACAGTTGAACAGTTCAATAGAATGCACTCTCCGACTTTTGAGGGAAAAACTTATCCAATTGCTGTAGAAGattggatgcaagaaatggaaGAAATATTACAAGTCCTTCATTGCACAGACGAACAAAAGGTGCTATATTCTGCCTATAAAATTACTAGTGAGGTCAAACGCTAGTGGAACTCGAAGAAGTTACTCCTAGAGGAAAGACCAAATCCAACAATCTTTACGTGGGAGTGTTTTAAGTGTTCTTTGAACGATTTTCCCCCAAAACCACCAAAGATGCTAAGGTCAAGGAGTTTTTGGAGTTAAAACAAGGAAATATGGACGTCCAACAATATGCGACAAAATTTGTTGAATTATTTCAatttgcatcatatttggttcTGGATGAATCAAAGAAAGCCTGAAAGTTTGAACAAGGCTTGAATTCTAAGATTTATGAACTGGTAGCAGTACTCGATGTCGAAGACTTCTCCATATTGGTAAACAAAGCAACGGTGACAGAAGAAAGTCTATAAAGGAGTATAGAAATATTCAATCAAAAAAAAACCCCATGTCACAAGGGTTTCACTCTGGTAGAAATCAGGGACCTTGGAAAAGaagcaacaacaacaataatttgGGGCAAGGGCAAATAACGAGAAATCCAAACAATGCACAaagcaccccttgtccaaaatgcaacaaaatgCATGGTGGTGAGTATCGGGTTGGATTAGGGGTCTGTTATTGATGCGGTAAAGCTAGTCACTTGTAACGAGAATGCCTAAAAAATAACTCCTACAACCCAAATTAATAAAGAGGAGGCAACCAGacacctcaaaataataatcaacAGAACACCGCTCAAGCGCttgtctatgccctcactccaaGAGATGTagaaaatactaatgatgtggtgacaggtattattctcATATTCTCCAGGAAAGCAATAGTATAATTTGATTCTAGAGCCACAAATTCCTTTATATCTGCGACTTGTGTTAAAATGTGTGGGGTAAAGACTCAACCAATTAAAACTGAGTTATTTGTGGTTACACCAATGGGAACCtcggtagtatgtagaaaaatacttaaaggttgCCCATTTTTtgttgaggaaagaatactaccggctaacttggtagtatttagtatgTATGAGTTTGATGTAATTCTTGGGATAGACTGGTTAGTTTCTGaatatgctagtataaattgttataataaggaggtagtgttcagacctcctggagagcaaaaatacaagttcaatggaacttgTGTACtcccttcaccacaaatattgtcagTCATCCAAacaaagagattactcttgaatggatgtcaggggtatctAGCATGTGTAGTGGAGGCACCAAGGGAAGaaattactcttgaatggatgtcagtGGTATCTAGCATGTATAGtggaggcaccaaaggaagaattaAAGTTTGAGGATATCCCAttagtaagggaattctcggatgtattccctAAGGATTTACATAGGCTACCTCCTTACCAcgaaatcgagtttgttatcgacctactaccagAACAGCGCCGATATCCAAGGCTCTATATAAAATGACaccagtagaattgaaagaactgaaggagcaattacaagagttgctggacaaaggGTTCATCAGACCCAGTATGTCATTATAGGGAGCACTAGTACTATTCGTTAAAAAGAAAGACAGATTGAtaagaatgtgtattgattatcgagaaataaataaagtaataattaaAAACAAGTACCCAATATCTAGCAtaaatgacttgtttgatcaactccaaggaacacaagtcttctctaaaattgacctctgattagggtaccatcaagtgaaaatcaagtcagaagatgttccaaaaaCTACATTCTgaacgagatatggtcactatgaattcttagtcatgccatttggactgaccaatgctcatgcggcatttatggaccttatgaacagggtctttcgtgaatatctaaatcaatttgtggtggtctttATTGATATTTTGGTTTATTCAAAAAGTCTCgaggaacatgagaaccatttaaggctagtactcaaagtactaagagaaaagaaactttaTGCCAAAcgtaagaaatgtgagttctggttagaaATAGTTGCATTATTAAGGCACatgatatctaaggatggtatttttgtggaccaaagtaaaatagaggcaataGTTGATTGGGCGAAATCGAAGAATATTCATAAGATctggagtttcttaggtctggtacgatattatcgtcgatttgtggaagggttttctaaaatatctagtCATCTGACGAGATTGAAAGAATGTAAAGTATGAGTGgaatgatgaatgtgagcaaagctttcaagaaatAAAGCAACGACTCACTACTTCGgtactgacaattccatcagcAGAAGATGGTCTTTTGATTTGTAGTGATGTATCTCGGAAAGGGTTctggtgtgtattaatgcaacaggggaaggtcattgcatatgcttctcgacaattcaaagagtatgaaaagaattatcctacacaCGATTTGGAACTGGCAGCTGTGATATTCACACCAAAAATCTGGAGACAGTatctatatggtgaaaggtgtgaaattttcacataccataaaagtctcaagtacttcttcatgcaaaaggaattaaacataagacaaagaagatggttagaattaatcaaaattatgattgcaccatcaattatcacccaagAAAAGCCAACGTGGCagcagatgcattaagtcgaaagtcattGAATGCATCAGTCTCAacaatggtgacccaacatcaaatcatgatggacctggagagatTTGGTGTGAAAATAGTGGAGAGAAATCATCAAGTTCTCATTGCTAATCTAGAAATACAACTGACCTTACTGGAAAAGATTAAGACtgcacagatggaagatgcagagctagtgaagattatgggtaaggtacaaaGTAGACTGAAGgcagactttaacatctctgacgatggagttttgagatttcaaaccagattgtgtgtgcccaatgacaaagatatcaaaagaacaatcttggaagaaacTCATCGATCTCTTTATAGAGTGCATTCAGGAAGCACGGAGATGTATCGagacttgagagagtctttttggtggaataacatgaaaaaGGAGATTGCACTATTTGTGAAACAAtgtcttacttgtcagcaagtaaagggtaaacatcagagaccagcagggccactgcaaccactccacattccagagtggaaatgggagcacatctccatagattttgtaatcgggttaccaccagcactcCATGGACAAAACACCATTtaggtggttgttgatcgtctaacaaagaccgctcactttattccgatcaaagttaactactctataaCCAAACTTACAGAGTTGTATGTTCAAAAGATAattagactacatggcgtgcccATGTCTATTGTATCAGATCAAGAttcacgattcacatcacaattttggaagagtttgtaaagagccttgggatcccgacttactttcagcacaacatttcatccacaaactgatggacaatcagagagaaccattcagatattggaggatatgttgagagtCTTATATTGGGATTCAAATGAAGTTGGATTCAGTGTCTGTCGTTAGTTGAGTTCgtctataacaacagttatcagtccagcatagagatgacaccgtataaagcgttatatggtcgaaagtaccgatccccattatattgggatgaggttggcaaACGATGACttttaggtcccgagattatacaaaggacctctgagaaaattgatatgatgaccccaaaaataatatatgagtaaGTGTGATTCAAAAAATAtagatattaattaattaattattattattattaacttgaattaattaaattaagtaatatgatgattatatatatgcgtaaatatatataatgataagtggtgtgtgtgtgtgtgtgtgtgtatatataaaatattaatataatataatattttataattatataacaAAAGCaacctgaagcttcaaaagaagcttcaatAATTTGAAATTGGAGATGTTGAGAAGTCCCCAcgccacctctctctctctctctctctctctctctctctctctctctctctctctctctctctctctctctctttcgttcTCTTGTCTTTTTCTCTCCTCAccttccttctctctttctccctcatTTTCTTGGCGAATAGTCAGCTGATTAAAGAACAGAACATACCCCTGGGCTCCATTCTGCACCACCGaaattttaaccggagtggattcgtgattagggcgtcattggcaccactcctgggataaggtaaactcactctctccttaatttctctcaaatctttagccaaatcgacgatcagaaatcaccacgatgatctaggagtgtttctctacaaatctagcggagtAAATTTTTAAACTGGGCttttcaggcaccactccaaggctaggttAAGATTTAGgaaagtaagtaaatttgatgtttttgggagtttaatcatttatttggagtttgtggacctaagaaatgttaaaatagtattttacctggagttaagttgattaaactaggatttatgaatttaggGTTTGTGTGAGCGCCGCAAGCACAGTTTTGGGATCCTTGCAGGTGTAgtttcaagaaattaggtaaggggaatagattaagccaattgttttgtaaattctaccggttaaaatggaaattatatgtttatgtatatgattatcatgcaagttttgaaa
This window of the Malania oleifera isolate guangnan ecotype guangnan chromosome 6, ASM2987363v1, whole genome shotgun sequence genome carries:
- the LOC131157876 gene encoding uncharacterized protein LOC131157876 isoform X1, with the protein product MDSQTQSTSLQRLQNVEKRIVRVLELAGGVMDELSNPIGPRKEMVNSHCGEFMQLIKEIRRIKLRVFEAGLDRVLFRVSFCETQLCKWVYVVFRGMYLSNYVGKYACISGDGRTLVLYLIYVCLFRCVVLCGYQDTIV